The genome window GGTTCCCTGGCGCGGGCCCTGCGGGCGGCAGGTGCCGTGGGCGAGGTCGTGGGTATCGACCTGGACCGGGCCAACCTGCGGCAGGCCGCCGAGCTGGGGGTTGTCGACCGGGCCGCGGCCACGGCTGCCGAAGGGGTTGCCGGCGCGACATGGTTTTCCTTGCCGTGCCGGTCCGCGCCATGGCGGGGGTAGTGAGGGAGATCGGCCCCCATCTGACCGCCGGGTGCATCGTGACCGACGGCGGCAGCGTCAAGGCAGAGGTGGTGGCCGCGTGCGATCCCCTCATGCCGGCTGGCACCTGTTTCGTGGGGGGACACCCCATTGCCGGCACCGAGCATTCGGGGGTCGGGGCGTCCTTCGCCACCCTCTACCAGGGTAAGCGCTGTATCCTGACCCCGGCCGCAACCACTGACCGCGACGCGCTCGCCACGGTGGCCCGCATGTGGGAGGCGGCCGGTTCCGAAGTGGTGCTGATGGCCCCGGAGATGCACGACCGGCTGGTTGCCGCCATCTCCCATCTCCCCCACATGGTCGCCTATGCCCTGGTGAACGCCGTGGAGGGGTACGACCGGTTCGAGGAGAGCATTCTCCGCTACTCGGCCGGCGGCTTCCGGGACTTTACCCGCATTGCCTCGTCTGACCCGGCCATGTGGCGCGACATCGCCCTCATGAACCGGGAGGGGATCCTGGAGGTGATGGATCACTTCGCCGCGTACTTCAGCCGGCTCCGCTCCCTGGTGGCCGCGGGGGACGCGGAAGGTCTCGAACGGTTCTTCCGGGATTCCAAGGAATCCCGTGACGCCATACTCTAGCTGCAAAGGAGTGTCCGTGGTACGCCTGAGTTCACACCCCGCCCGCGCGCTGCGCGGCGAGATCGCGGTACCGGGGGATAAATCCATCTCCCACCGCTCCATCATGCTCGGCTCCATCGCCCGCGGCGTGACCACGGTGAGCGGCTTTCTCCGGGGCGAAGACAATATCGCCACCCTCGACGCCTTCCGGGCCATGGGGGTGCAGATCCACGACGACGGCGAGACCCTGCGCATCGAGGGGAACGGGCTCCACGGCCTGACCGAGGCCGAGGACGTCATCGACTGCGGCAACTCCGGCACGTCCATCCGGCTTTTGACGGGCCTCATGGCTGCCCAGCGCTTCTACACGGTCCTCACCGGCGACCGCTACCTGCGGCGCAGGCCCATGCGGCGGGTGGTGGAGCCCCTTTCACGCATGGGGGCCTGCATCCACGGCCGCGACAACGGCGAAAAGGCGCCCCTGGCCATCGTGGGCCGGCCCCTGACCGGCATTACCCACGATTCGCCGGTGGCCAGCGCCCAGGTGAAGTCGGCCCTCATGCTGGCCGGTCTCTACGCCGACGGTGCCACCCGCATCACCGAGCCCCATCTCTCGCGGGATCACTCGGAGCGGATGTTCCGCCACTTCGGCGCCCGGCTGGAAACCGACGCCGCCGGGGTCACCGTGTACGGCGGTCACGAACTGGACGGCCGCGACATCGTGGTGCCGGGGGACATCTCCTCGGCGGCCTTCTTCCTGGTAGCCGCCCTGATCGTCCCCGGCTCCGAGCTGCTCATCCGGGGGGTGGGCGTAAACCCGACCCGCACGGGCATCCTCGACATCCTCGCCGCCATGGGGGGCTCGATTGAGCTGCTCGACCAGCGCGAGGTTTCCGGCGAGCCGGTGGCCGACCTGCTGGTTCGGTCGTCGGCCCTCAAGGGGATCGAGATCGGGGGCGACGTGGTCCCCCGGGCCATCGACGAATTCCCGGTCATCTGCGTGGCCGCCGCCCTGGCCGAAGGGACCACCGTCATCCGCGACGCCCGGGAACTGCGGGTCAAGGAAACGGACCGCATCGCGGCCATGGCCGCCAACCTGCGCGCAGCCGGGGCCGCTATCACCGAGACGGCGGACGGCATGATCGTCGAGGGGACCGGCCGGCTGAACGGCGTCACCGTGGAGAGCTTCGGCGACCACCGGATCGCCATGTCCATGCTCGTGGCGGGGCTTGCCGCCTCGGGGGCCGTCACCGTCAGCGACACCGAGTGCATCGCCACCTCGTTCCCCACCTTCACTACGCTCCTGGACAGGGTGGCGGTACGGTGAGCGCGGCGGGGCGCAGGGGGCTCATCGTCGCCATCGACGGACCGTCGGGCGCCGGGAAGAGCACCATAACCAAGCTGCTGGCGGACCGGCTCGGCTACATCCACATCGACACCGGCGCCATGTTCCGGACCGTGGCCCTGGCCGCCAGCCGCGCCGGCATCGCGCCCGACAACGATGCCTCCCTGGCCGGGCTCTGCGCCGGCCTGGAGATCGCCTTTGTCAGGACTAACGGCTGCTGTCGGGTGACCGCCAACGGCGAGGACGTGACCGACGCCATCCGGACCCCGGCCATCAGCACCCTCACCTCGGCCATCTCGGCACGCAAGGTGGTGCGCGACGTCCTGTTGCGCCTCCAGCGCCACATGGCCCGGGAAGGGGGGGTCATCCTGGAGGGGCGGGACATCGGCACCGTGGTCTTCCCGGACGCCGACGTGAAGTTTTTCCTCTCCGCGTCAGTGGAGGAGCGGGGCCGTCGGCGCTACCTGGAACTGAAGGCCAAGGGGCAGGAGGTGTCCCTTGAGGAGACCATCGCGGCCGTGGCCCGGCGGGACGAGCAGGACTCGGGCCGGGAGCACGCCCCCCTGCGACGGGCCGATGACGCCGTGGACATCGATTCGACCGGTCTTTCCATCGAGGAAGTCCTGGACCGCATGGAATCCATCGTGCGGGAGCGGGAACGGGCCTTTCCGGGAGGGTAACCCGGGACGGCAACAGAGCAGCAGCATCGGGAGCAACGCAATGGAGATTCTACTGGCAAAGCGGGCCGGCTTCTGCTTCGGCGTGAAGCGGGCAACCCAGATGGCCTTCGAGGCCGCCGAAAAGGACGGGGAAACCTTCACCCTCGGCCCCATCATTCATTCGCCCCAGGTCGTGCAGCGCCTGGAGGGGATGGGGGTGAAGGTGCTGAGCGACCTGGAAGGGATCGGCAACGGCACCGTCATCATCCGGTCCCACGGGGTGACCTCCGCGGAACTGGAAGACGCGGTCCGCCGGCAGTTGGAGGTGGTCGACGCCACCTGCCCCTTTGTCAAGAAGGCCCAGGAGCACGTGAAGCGCCTGTCCCACGACGGCTATACCGTGGTGGTGGTGGGCGATGCCGACCACCCGGAGGTGCAGGGCATCGTATCCTATGCCGAGGGGCCGGTCCACGTGGTCGGTTCCGGCGAGGAGGCCGCCAGGCTTCCCAACATGAAGAAGGTCGGCGTTGTGGCCCAGACCACCCAATCCTTCGAAACCCTCAAGAACGTGGTGAAGGAATGCCTCCTCAAGGGGGGGGAGATCCGGGTCTTCAAGACCATCTGCGACGCCACCGCCGTCCGCCAGGACGAAGCCAAGGCCCTGGCCCGGGAGGTGGACTGCATGATCGTCATCGGCGGCTTCAACAGCGCCAACACCAAGCGGCTCGCCGAGGTCTGCTCCGAGCTGCAGCCGCGCACTCACCACATAGAGACGGCCCAGGAGCTGGATGCATCATGGTTTCAAGGGGTTGAGCGGGTAGGGGTCACTGCGGGCGCATCCACGCCCAAGTGGCTTATCGATAAGGTAATAGAACGGATACAAGAGCTTGACAATAAGAAAAAAGGTTGAGTTTTTCGATAGATATTGCTACGTTTACTCATCCTAATCCACGACGTGTAGGGAGGCCAGCTTTAAATGAGTGATGACAAGGACTACAACAGCCGCACCGCAATGACGATCAAAAGGTTCGCCGATGCGGAGGACGAGGCGGATCAGGGGGGCTCCGGCGAGTTCGCCGAGCTTTTCCAGGAAAGTATCAGGCATCACCATGTGGGGGAAGTCGTCAAGGGCAAGGTGGTGCACATCAGCAACGAATACGTGCTGGTCGATATCGGATACAAGTCCGAGGGGAGCATCCCCGTTGAAGAGTTCCTCGACGAGGCCGGCAACCTGACCGTCCAGGTGGGCGACGAAGTAAAGGCCCTGTTCGAGCGCAAAGAGAACCAGAAGGGGTACGCGGTCCTTTCCAAGCGCAAGGCCGACCGCCTTTCCGCCTGGGATGCCATCGACGCCGCCGGCGGCGAAGGCGGCATCGTCGAGGGCAAGATCACCGGCAAGGTCAAGGGGGGCCTCACCGTCGACATCGGCGTCCAGGCGTTCCTGCCGGCCTCCCAGGTTGACCTCCGCCCCGGCGGCAACCTGGACAAGTACATCGGCGTGACTGACCGCTTCAAGGTGCTCAAGCTCAACAAGAAGCGGGGCAACATCGTTCTGTCCCGTCGCGTCCTGCTGGAAGAGGAGCGGGCCGGCGTCCGCACCGAGACCCTCGCCAACCTGGCCGAGGGCCAGATTCGCGAAGGCGTGGTCAAGAACATCACCGATTACGGCGCATTCGTCGATATCGGCGGCGTCGACGGCCTTCTGCACGTGACCGACATGTCGTGGGGCCGGCTGGGCCACCCCTCCGAGATGCTCAAGCCGGGCGACAAGCTCAGCGTAAAGGTCCTCAAGTACGACCAGGAAAAGGGCAAGATATCCCTGGGCCTCAAGCAGATCACTCCCGATCCCTGGCTCGCGGTGGAGCAGAAGTTCCAGGTGGGCGACCGGGTCAGCGGCCGCGTGGTCAGCATGACCGATTACGGCGCATTCGTGGCCCTCGACGAAGGGATCGAAGGGCTGGTGCACGTCTC of Geobacter anodireducens contains these proteins:
- a CDS encoding 4-hydroxy-3-methylbut-2-enyl diphosphate reductase, translating into MEILLAKRAGFCFGVKRATQMAFEAAEKDGETFTLGPIIHSPQVVQRLEGMGVKVLSDLEGIGNGTVIIRSHGVTSAELEDAVRRQLEVVDATCPFVKKAQEHVKRLSHDGYTVVVVGDADHPEVQGIVSYAEGPVHVVGSGEEAARLPNMKKVGVVAQTTQSFETLKNVVKECLLKGGEIRVFKTICDATAVRQDEAKALAREVDCMIVIGGFNSANTKRLAEVCSELQPRTHHIETAQELDASWFQGVERVGVTAGASTPKWLIDKVIERIQELDNKKKG
- a CDS encoding cytidylate kinase gives rise to the protein MSAAGRRGLIVAIDGPSGAGKSTITKLLADRLGYIHIDTGAMFRTVALAASRAGIAPDNDASLAGLCAGLEIAFVRTNGCCRVTANGEDVTDAIRTPAISTLTSAISARKVVRDVLLRLQRHMAREGGVILEGRDIGTVVFPDADVKFFLSASVEERGRRRYLELKAKGQEVSLEETIAAVARRDEQDSGREHAPLRRADDAVDIDSTGLSIEEVLDRMESIVRERERAFPGG
- a CDS encoding 3-phosphoshikimate 1-carboxyvinyltransferase (catalyzes the formation of 5-O-(1-carboxyvinyl)-3-phosphoshikimate from phosphoenolpyruvate and 3-phosphoshikimate in tryptophan biosynthesis) encodes the protein MVRLSSHPARALRGEIAVPGDKSISHRSIMLGSIARGVTTVSGFLRGEDNIATLDAFRAMGVQIHDDGETLRIEGNGLHGLTEAEDVIDCGNSGTSIRLLTGLMAAQRFYTVLTGDRYLRRRPMRRVVEPLSRMGACIHGRDNGEKAPLAIVGRPLTGITHDSPVASAQVKSALMLAGLYADGATRITEPHLSRDHSERMFRHFGARLETDAAGVTVYGGHELDGRDIVVPGDISSAAFFLVAALIVPGSELLIRGVGVNPTRTGILDILAAMGGSIELLDQREVSGEPVADLLVRSSALKGIEIGGDVVPRAIDEFPVICVAAALAEGTTVIRDARELRVKETDRIAAMAANLRAAGAAITETADGMIVEGTGRLNGVTVESFGDHRIAMSMLVAGLAASGAVTVSDTECIATSFPTFTTLLDRVAVR